The Streptomyces sp. NBC_01268 genome window below encodes:
- a CDS encoding ferritin-like domain-containing protein: MTALDAAQAALAAEHAAVYGYGVVGARVGEARRAEATAAYEGHRARRDALRRTVRDLGGEPVAAAAAYELPFDVPDTAAAIRLAAVLEDRVAGVYSDLVRSADGPLRKDAAAALREAAVRAVRWRGSDVTFPGLAERA, translated from the coding sequence ATGACCGCGCTGGACGCGGCCCAGGCGGCACTCGCCGCCGAGCACGCCGCCGTGTACGGGTACGGGGTCGTCGGCGCCCGCGTCGGCGAGGCCCGGCGCGCCGAGGCCACCGCCGCCTACGAGGGCCACCGCGCCCGCCGGGACGCGCTGCGCCGCACCGTCCGCGACCTGGGCGGCGAGCCGGTCGCCGCGGCCGCGGCGTACGAGCTGCCGTTCGACGTCCCGGACACCGCCGCGGCCATACGCCTCGCGGCCGTCCTGGAGGACCGGGTCGCCGGGGTCTACTCCGATCTGGTGCGCTCCGCCGACGGGCCGCTGCGCAAGGACGCGGCAGCCGCGCTGCGCGAGGCGGCGGTCCGGGCCGTCCGCTGGCGCGGCAGCGACGTAACCTTTCCTGGGCTCGCCGAACGGGCGTAG